One stretch of Candidatus Angelobacter sp. DNA includes these proteins:
- a CDS encoding sigma-70 family RNA polymerase sigma factor, producing the protein MITNTLMTVEGTTDADLVTQTLDGDRDAFGQIVSRYQSLICSLAYSATGGLGQSQDLAQETFITAWKHLRLLRERHKLRAWLCGIARCLIGKALRRDGREPTHSAEPLEAAHELLPEGLRAADPLPSERAISKEEEEILWRSIERIPEIYREPLVLFYREQQSVEKVAEALDLSEDAVKQRLSRGRKLLHEEVLSFIEGALERSSPGRAFTIGVLAALPAFASSATAAGFGVAATKVSAATKAGAGLAAFNVLAGPLTGFLSTYLGYKMSMDGAASEQERGFIKRFYGVLIVFIVVPVALVLLAAWARPLAVSHPVLFGGLMIGVVTSWIPATALLVLWMRRKLRELNAAASASSASAATSKPVTAFEYRTKTRLFGLPLVHIRLGATWASQREAVKAWIAIADDAAIGGIFAFGGMAIAPICIGGFGVGGVVFGGFGAGVLCYAGFAVGVWVVGGMVSGLMAVGGCAFGWKAAVGGIAIAHQFAQGGVALAPHANDAAATAYIGGNAFFRNALVLVTKWLWPTLLVSLLPSLLIWRATRKKRRQQA; encoded by the coding sequence ATGATCACAAACACATTGATGACCGTAGAGGGAACAACGGATGCAGATTTGGTGACACAGACACTGGATGGCGACCGTGATGCCTTCGGGCAAATCGTTTCGCGCTACCAGTCGCTCATTTGCTCACTGGCATACAGCGCCACCGGCGGTCTTGGCCAGAGTCAGGACCTGGCGCAAGAGACGTTCATTACGGCCTGGAAACATCTGCGGCTATTACGGGAACGACACAAGCTCCGCGCCTGGTTGTGTGGCATCGCCCGGTGTTTGATCGGCAAGGCTCTTCGACGGGACGGGCGTGAACCCACTCATTCAGCAGAGCCGTTGGAAGCCGCGCACGAACTCCTTCCGGAAGGGCTTCGGGCCGCGGACCCACTGCCGTCGGAACGGGCCATCAGCAAGGAGGAAGAGGAGATTCTCTGGCGTTCCATCGAACGCATTCCGGAGATTTACCGGGAGCCGCTCGTGTTGTTTTATCGCGAGCAGCAGTCCGTGGAAAAAGTGGCGGAAGCCCTGGATTTGAGCGAGGACGCGGTCAAGCAACGCCTTTCGCGCGGACGCAAGCTGCTCCACGAAGAGGTGCTGTCGTTCATCGAGGGGGCTCTCGAACGCAGTTCACCCGGCAGGGCTTTTACAATCGGTGTACTTGCGGCCCTGCCAGCCTTTGCCTCTTCGGCGACTGCGGCGGGTTTCGGCGTGGCCGCGACCAAGGTAAGTGCCGCCACCAAAGCCGGCGCCGGGCTGGCTGCCTTCAATGTCCTGGCCGGTCCACTCACCGGTTTTCTGTCAACCTACCTGGGTTACAAAATGTCAATGGACGGGGCCGCCTCGGAACAGGAACGCGGGTTTATCAAACGTTTCTACGGCGTGTTGATCGTTTTCATCGTCGTGCCGGTGGCGCTGGTGTTGCTCGCGGCGTGGGCACGTCCGCTGGCGGTCTCACATCCCGTGCTGTTCGGCGGACTGATGATCGGGGTTGTGACGAGTTGGATCCCGGCCACCGCACTCCTCGTCCTCTGGATGCGCCGGAAGCTCCGCGAACTGAACGCCGCTGCTTCAGCGTCTTCTGCAAGCGCGGCAACCTCAAAGCCGGTGACCGCGTTTGAATATCGCACAAAAACTCGTCTGTTCGGCCTGCCGCTGGTTCACATCAGGTTAGGTGCAACCTGGGCCAGTCAACGGGAGGCGGTCAAGGCCTGGATCGCCATCGCGGACGATGCGGCCATCGGCGGTATTTTCGCGTTCGGAGGAATGGCCATCGCCCCGATATGTATTGGCGGATTTGGCGTCGGTGGAGTTGTGTTCGGCGGTTTTGGGGCCGGAGTCCTCTGCTACGCCGGCTTCGCTGTCGGTGTCTGGGTTGTGGGCGGAATGGTGTCGGGTCTGATGGCGGTTGGCGGCTGCGCCTTTGGATGGAAAGCGGCGGTTGGAGGGATCGCGATCGCTCATCAATTTGCGCAGGGGGGCGTGGCCCTGGCTCCCCATGCAAACGACGCCGCGGCCACCGCGTACATCGGCGGCAACGCCTTTTTCCGGAACGCCCTCGTCCTCGTCACGAAATGGCTTTGGCCGACCCTTCTGGTTTCTCTGCTGCCCTCTCTTCTGATCTGGCGCGCGACGAGAAAGAAGCGTCGCCAGCAGGCGTGA